A region from the Microcebus murinus isolate Inina chromosome 3, M.murinus_Inina_mat1.0, whole genome shotgun sequence genome encodes:
- the ALKAL2 gene encoding ALK and LTK ligand 2 isoform X2, giving the protein MRSPGRPLLLGLLLLLLPAAGPGRARAEPGEPADGRALLRLLVEIAQELKQHQAGEHARLRLLGGQLCAPGRGHVLDFPSPEEQRVEIVPRDLRMKDKFLKHLTGPLYFSPKCSKHFHRLYHNTRDCTVPAYYKRCARLLTRLAVSPVCTEGK; this is encoded by the exons ATGCGCTCACCCGGGCGCCCcctcctcctggggctgctgctgctgctgctgccggcGGCGGGGCCCGGCCGGGCGCGCGCGGAGCCCGGGGAGCCGGCGGACGGGCGGGCGCTGCTGCGGCTGCTCGTGGAGATCGCCCAGGAGCTCAAGCAGCACCAGGCCGGGGAGCACGCGCGGCTGCGGCTGCTCGGCGGGCAGCTCTGCGCCCCGGGCCGCGGGCACGTCCTGGACTTCCCTTCGCCGGAGGAGCAGAGAGTCG AAATTGTTCCTCGAGACCTGAGGATGAAGGACAAGTTCTTGAAACACCTTACAG GCCCTCTGTACTTCAGTCCCAAGTGCAGCAAACACTTCCACAGGCTTTACCACAACACCAGAGACTGCACCGTCCCCGCAT ACTATAAAAGATGCGCCCGGCTTCTCACCCGGCTGGCCGTCAGCCCCGTGTGCACGGAGGGCAAG TGA
- the ALKAL2 gene encoding ALK and LTK ligand 2 isoform X1 produces MRSPGRPLLLGLLLLLLPAAGPGRARAEPGEPADGRALLRLLVEIAQELKQHQAGEHARLRLLGGQLCAPGRGHVLDFPSPEEQRVEIVPRDLRMKDKFLKHLTGPLYFSPKCSKHFHRLYHNTRDCTVPAYYKRCARLLTRLAVSPVCTEGKQ; encoded by the exons ATGCGCTCACCCGGGCGCCCcctcctcctggggctgctgctgctgctgctgccggcGGCGGGGCCCGGCCGGGCGCGCGCGGAGCCCGGGGAGCCGGCGGACGGGCGGGCGCTGCTGCGGCTGCTCGTGGAGATCGCCCAGGAGCTCAAGCAGCACCAGGCCGGGGAGCACGCGCGGCTGCGGCTGCTCGGCGGGCAGCTCTGCGCCCCGGGCCGCGGGCACGTCCTGGACTTCCCTTCGCCGGAGGAGCAGAGAGTCG AAATTGTTCCTCGAGACCTGAGGATGAAGGACAAGTTCTTGAAACACCTTACAG GCCCTCTGTACTTCAGTCCCAAGTGCAGCAAACACTTCCACAGGCTTTACCACAACACCAGAGACTGCACCGTCCCCGCAT ACTATAAAAGATGCGCCCGGCTTCTCACCCGGCTGGCCGTCAGCCCCGTGTGCACGGAGGGCAAG CAGTGA